The Stutzerimonas stutzeri DNA window GTTGCCCGCAGGCCGTACAGGGCGCCGTTGCGTGTGGTCGGCTCGGCGCCGTCGGGATGCACGGCATCGTCCAGCAGCTGCATTTCCGGCCCGCTGTGCCAGGCAAGTTCGGCGGCCTCGTCGACGCGGTAGAACACCCCGGAGTTGCCGCCGACCGGCAGCGCGTATTCGAAACGCAGGATGAAGTTCGCGTAGCGCTCGCGGGATATCAGGTCGATCCGCGGCGCACCGACGATGGCGCACAGCTGCTCCTCGTCGCGGTACCAGCTGCCCTCGGGAAAATCGTCACCGTGCCAGGCACGCCACTGTGTTGCGTCGAGAATCATGCGTCGCTCCTATCCGAACAGTTGCTGCTTGCGCCGCAGCCAGCGGTAGCCGTACGGACCCAGCCGCAGCTGGAGCGGGGTGCCCTCGGGCTGCCCGTAGTCGCAGTCGGCGAGTACATCGACCATGTCCTGCAGGTCGTCGTCGGTGATCGTCACGGTGGTCTCGCGGTCCGCCAGATTCACCAGCATCAGCACCGTGGAATCGTTGTCGTGGCGAATGGCGAACACGCTCGGGTCGTCCACCTCCACCGTGCGCCGCTTGCCGATGCCGATCTCGCGCAGGCCGATGCGGGTGCGGATCATGTTGCCGGTGCGCGCCATCAGTGAGTCGCTGCGCAGGGTCTGGGCGAATACGTTGACCCTGTCGAAGGCGAAGGGCCCTTCATCGATCACCGGGGCGATCAGCCGTTGCGCGTCGATGCAGGAGAAGCCGGCGTTGGGCTCGTTGGACCACTGCATCGGCGTGCGCACCGCCAGCCGTTCCGGGCGCTCGAGATCGTCGCCCATGCCGATTTCCTCGCCGTAGCGGATGATCGGCGTGCCGGGCAGGGAGAAGAGCAGGGCGTGGGTGGCGGCGATGCGTCGCTCGTCGCCGTCGAGCATGGGCGCCAGGCGTCGGCGAATACCGCGGTTGTAGGCGCGCATGTTCTGGTCGGGGGCAAAGGTATCCAGCACCTCGTTGCGCTCATCCTCCTCCAGCCGGTCGAGGCTCAGCTCGTCGTGGTTGCGAATCCACAGGGCGTATTGCGAATGGCTGGGTGGCAGCGGCTGGCTGTTCAGCGCGCGACAGAGCGGCTCGGCCTGCTGCCTGGCGAGGGCGAGGAACAGATGGTTGTTGACCCAGAAGTCCAGCAGCAGGGTGACGCGGTCGGCCTCGTCACCGAAGTACTCGATGTACTTCTCCGGATCGGTATCGATCTCGCCGAGCAATACGGTCTCCGGGCGGCGCATGGTGACGAAGTCGCGCATGTGTTCCAGCAGCCAGTAACCCTGGCGCAGGTCGCCACCGCCGGCCTGGCGCACCATGTGCACCGCGGCGTCGATGCGAAAGCCCGACACGCCCAGGCGTAGCCAGAACGACATGATCCGCTCGATCTCGTGGATCACCCGCGGGTTGGTCAGGTTCAGGTCCGGCTCATGCTTGTAGAACAGATGGCGATAGTACTGGCCGGCCTGCTCGTCCCAGGTCCAGACGCTGTCTTCGACCGTGGGAAAGATCGGCTCGATGGCGTCGTCCGGCTCGTCGGCCCAGATGTAGTAGTCGCGATAGGGCGAGTCGCGGTCGCGGCGCGCTTCCTGGAACCAGCGGTGTTCGCTGGAGGTATGCTGCACGACCAGCTCGATGATCACGTGCAGACCCAGCTCCTCGGCCTTCTCCAGCAGGGCGACGATGTCGGCCAGGTCGCCGAAGCGCTCGGCCACCTGCAGATGGTCGCTGATGTCGTAGCCGGCATCCTCGAATGGCGACTGGTAGAAGGGCATGAGCCAGATCGCGGTGCAACCGAGGCCGCGAATGTAGTCGAGGCGCTCGGTGATGCCGCGCAGATCGCCGCAGCCATCGCCGTTGCTGTCACGGAACAGCGAGGGGTCGATCTGATAGATCACCGCGTTGCGGTACCAGAGTGGGCGCATGGTCAGGCCTCCGTCGGGCGCAGCACGAGTGCCTGGCCCGGGTTCAGGGTGCCGGCATAGGGCTCGCCTTCGCCGAGGCCGTCGCTGGCGATTTCCACCGTCCAGTCGCCACTCTGCGGGCAGGCATGCGCCGCTTCGGCGAAATTGATGCAGACCAGCCGCAGGTCATCGCCCAGCTGCCGGCGGTAGGCGAGCACCTCGGGGTGCGAGGGCAGTTCCTCGAAGTCGCCGTGCAGCAGCGCCGGGCTGGCCTTGCGCGCCGCGAGCAGGCGCTGATAGAGGGCGAACATCGAGTTCGCCGCGCCGACCTGCCGTTCCGCGGCCAGCTCGTCGGCATCGGGCGGAAAGGGCAGCCAGGGTGAGGCGCCATTCCAGTCATGGGGCGGTTCGGCCAGCCAGGGAATGGGAGCACGACAGCCGTCGCGGCCGCCCGGGTCGATGCGCGCCTCGTCGGCGATGTGTGCGTCTTCCAGGCCCAGCTCCTCGCCCTGGTAGATGAACGGTGTGCCGCGCAGCGTCAGCAACAGCACCGCGGCAGCGCGGGCCGCGCGCTCGGAGCCCTGGTAGCGGCTGCGCTGGCGCACATTGTCGTGGTTGGACAGCACCCAGGTCGGCCAGGCGCCGGCCGGCTGCAGCCAGTGCTCGACCTCACGGATGCAGGTGCGAAACAGCACCGGGTCCCAGGGCGCATCGAGCGGATTGAAGTTGAAGGCCAGGTGCAGCTCATCGCCGGCGCCGTAGTACTGCAGCACGCGCTCGGTGGAGCGGATGTTCACCTCGCCGACCAGCATGCGATCACCGGGATAGCTGTCGACCAGCTTGCGCAGGCCGCGCAGCACCTCGTGGCTGTAGGGCTGGTCGTTGAAGTCCGACAACGGCTGACCGGCCTGGCAGCGCGGATCGTCGGCGAAGCTCGGATCCTTGCCGGTGCAGTGAATGACGTCGATGCGAAAGCCATCGATGCCGCGATCGAGCCAGAAGCGCAGCACGTCGTGCATTGCCGCGACCACTTCGGGGTTGCGCCAGTTCAGGTCCGGCTGCTTGGCCAGGAACAGGTGCAGGTAGTACTGCTGGGTGTGCTCGTCCCAGGTCCAGGCGCTGCCGGCACCCAGCGCAGCGCGCCAGTTGTTCGGCTGGTCCCGCCAGATGTACCAGTCGCGCTTGGGGTTGTCCCGCGAGCTGCGCGACTCGACGAACCAGGGATGCTCGTCGGAGGTGTGATTGGGCACGAAGTCCAGCAGCACGCGAATATCGCGGGCATGGGCCTCTGCGATCAGCCGGTCGATGTCGGCCAGCGAGCCGAACAGCGGGTCGATGTCGCAGTAGTCGCTGATGTCGTAGCCGGCATCGGCCATCGGCGAGCGGAAGATCGGCGATAGCCACAGAGCATCGACCCCCAGCCGCTTGAGGTAGTCGAGGTGCCGCAGTACGCCCTGGAGGTCGCCGATGCCGTCGCCGTTGCTGTCAGCGAAGGATCGCGGGTAGATCTGATAAACGGTCGCACCCATCCACCACGGCGTTCGCGTTGTCTCGCTCATGCAGCGTACCCCCTGATTCGTCTGAGGTCGCGGCGGCTCGGCAACGCCGCCTCGTCAGCCATACGACTGGCAAGCGGGACACGGGTTCGCCACTTCCCTTGATCCCGGTCGGTTCATGGAGAACGCAAGGGTGGATACTGCGCCTAAGCTAACGACTGACTTTCAACCCCTCCGAGGAGATTTGCCATGCTGCGTATTGCCATCAATGGGTATGGGCGTATCGGTCGCGCGGTGGTGCGCGCGTTGTTCGGGCGCGGACTGCAGAATCAGGTGCAGGTGGTCGCCATCAACGACCTCAGCGAACACAACACGCTGGTGCACCTGACCCGTTTCGACTCGACCTTCGGTCGTTTTCCCGAGCCGGTGACGCTCGAGGGCGACTCGATGGTGGTGCGCGGTCAGTCCATCCGCCTGCTGGCCGAACGCGACGCCACCCAACTGCCGTGGAAGGAGCTGGGCGTCGATGTGGTGCTCGAGTGCACCGGCAAGTTCAAGCAGCGCGCGGCCATCGAGCAGCACCTGCAGGCCGGTGCCGGCCGGGTGTTCGCCTCGCATCCGCTGGATGGCGGCGACCTGACC harbors:
- a CDS encoding 3-keto-disaccharide hydrolase → MILDATQWRAWHGDDFPEGSWYRDEEQLCAIVGAPRIDLISRERYANFILRFEYALPVGGNSGVFYRVDEAAELAWHSGPEMQLLDDAVHPDGAEPTTRNGALYGLRATQQETPIEPGSFMEGALVVRDADVEHWLDNRMVLSYRLDDPDLRMQIRTSKFADKPLYAQATAGHIVLQHHGEAVRFRRLSIEPLS
- a CDS encoding alpha-amylase family protein; translated protein: MRPLWYRNAVIYQIDPSLFRDSNGDGCGDLRGITERLDYIRGLGCTAIWLMPFYQSPFEDAGYDISDHLQVAERFGDLADIVALLEKAEELGLHVIIELVVQHTSSEHRWFQEARRDRDSPYRDYYIWADEPDDAIEPIFPTVEDSVWTWDEQAGQYYRHLFYKHEPDLNLTNPRVIHEIERIMSFWLRLGVSGFRIDAAVHMVRQAGGGDLRQGYWLLEHMRDFVTMRRPETVLLGEIDTDPEKYIEYFGDEADRVTLLLDFWVNNHLFLALARQQAEPLCRALNSQPLPPSHSQYALWIRNHDELSLDRLEEDERNEVLDTFAPDQNMRAYNRGIRRRLAPMLDGDERRIAATHALLFSLPGTPIIRYGEEIGMGDDLERPERLAVRTPMQWSNEPNAGFSCIDAQRLIAPVIDEGPFAFDRVNVFAQTLRSDSLMARTGNMIRTRIGLREIGIGKRRTVEVDDPSVFAIRHDNDSTVLMLVNLADRETTVTITDDDLQDMVDVLADCDYGQPEGTPLQLRLGPYGYRWLRRKQQLFG
- a CDS encoding alpha-amylase family glycosyl hydrolase, giving the protein MSETTRTPWWMGATVYQIYPRSFADSNGDGIGDLQGVLRHLDYLKRLGVDALWLSPIFRSPMADAGYDISDYCDIDPLFGSLADIDRLIAEAHARDIRVLLDFVPNHTSDEHPWFVESRSSRDNPKRDWYIWRDQPNNWRAALGAGSAWTWDEHTQQYYLHLFLAKQPDLNWRNPEVVAAMHDVLRFWLDRGIDGFRIDVIHCTGKDPSFADDPRCQAGQPLSDFNDQPYSHEVLRGLRKLVDSYPGDRMLVGEVNIRSTERVLQYYGAGDELHLAFNFNPLDAPWDPVLFRTCIREVEHWLQPAGAWPTWVLSNHDNVRQRSRYQGSERAARAAAVLLLTLRGTPFIYQGEELGLEDAHIADEARIDPGGRDGCRAPIPWLAEPPHDWNGASPWLPFPPDADELAAERQVGAANSMFALYQRLLAARKASPALLHGDFEELPSHPEVLAYRRQLGDDLRLVCINFAEAAHACPQSGDWTVEIASDGLGEGEPYAGTLNPGQALVLRPTEA